A window of the Chaetodon trifascialis isolate fChaTrf1 chromosome 9, fChaTrf1.hap1, whole genome shotgun sequence genome harbors these coding sequences:
- the LOC139336583 gene encoding P2Y purinoceptor 3, producing MPYSVSSYPSETLISKTFSLDFFSTSEHPTEPYTADSVANISGSGSLRCTYKEDFKRILLPAVYTFVFLLGLPLNAAVILKIWRTGPNLSKNNIYMLNLAIADFLYVMSLPLLIYNYGSHDYWPFGEFACKLVRFQFYSNLHGSILFLTCISMQRYVGICHPLAMWHKQGGRRMAWCICGGVWLVVAILCAPTFHFAATGIQRNRTVCYDLSTPKQSVDYYPYGMALTCLGFLLPFMGIMVCYCRMAHILCRPVSYQGVSMATGEKRDKAVKMIIVVAAVFCISFLPFHLTKTLYLVVRTLPGAPCETRNLFSIIYKSTRPFASMNSFLDPILFYFTQPRYRRSTRKFVLKVTSLRDKGTSV from the exons ATGCCATATTCTGTCAGCTCCTACCCTTCAGAAACTCTCATCTCGAAAACCTTCTCTTTGGACTTCTTCTCTACCAGCGAACACCCCACAGAGCCCTACACAGCAGACAGCGTCGCCAACATCAGTGGGTCAGGCAGCCTTCGCTGCACCTATAAGGAAGACTTTAAGCGTATTTTACTCCCTGCTGTGTACACCTTTGTCTTCTTGCTCGGCCTTCCTCTCAATGCTGCTGTCATACTGAAGATATGGAGGACTGGGCCCAACCTTTCCAAAAACAACATCTACATGCTCAATTTGGCCATTGCTGACTTTCTgtatgtgatgtcacttcctttGCTCATTTACAACTATGGCAGTCATGACTACTGGCCCTTTGGGGAGTTTGCCTGTAAGCTGGTCAGGTTTCAGTTCTACAG tAACCTGCATGGCagcatcctcttcctcacctgcaTCAGCATGCAGCGCTACGTGGGCATTTGCCATCCTCTCGCGATGTGGCACAAGCAGGGTGGTCGCAGGATGGCGTGGTGTATCTGTGGAGGGGTGTGGCTGGTGGTCGCCATCCTGTGTGCGCCAACTTTTCACTTTGCTGCGACGGGAATCCAGCGAAACCGCACAGTGTGTTATGATTTAAGCACGCCGAAGCAGTCAGTGGACTACTATCCGTACGGCATGGCTCTGACCTGCCTCGGCTTCTTGTTGCCCTTTATGGGCATTATGGTGTGCTACTGCCGGATGGCCCACATCCTCTGCCGCCCGGTGTCCTACCAGGGTGTCTCCATGGCGACAGGGGAGAAGCGGGACAAGGCGGTGAAGATGATCATTGTGGTGGCGGCAGTGTTCTGCATAAGCTTCCTGCCGTTTCACCTCACCAAGACCCTGTACCTGGTGGTGCGTACTCTGCCTGGTGCGCCCTGCGAGACAAGAAACTTGTTTTCAATCATCTATAAGAGCACCAGGCCGTTTGCCAGCATGAACAGCTTTCTGGACCCTATTCTGTTTTACTTCACCCAGCCACGCTATCGCCGGAGCACCAGAAAGTTTGTGCTCAAAGTCACCAGCCTTAGGGACAAAGGCACCAGTGTTTGA